The proteins below come from a single Mya arenaria isolate MELC-2E11 chromosome 8, ASM2691426v1 genomic window:
- the LOC128244481 gene encoding uncharacterized protein LOC128244481 — protein sequence MLVGKRPYHILDYLERGRNILYIDTDTIWLQEPFQYFTGAYDLWVQLERDTYYCTGFMAVRTGANTVELIRAWRDKMVNLGNKKNDQAGFQSIVSNYSSKVKIMGLDSKKFPDGSQYFVTFNDTQREHAVVVHNNWIIGHGKKLERFKRMKLWYEDKHDGTDLYN from the coding sequence ATGCTCGTTGGCAAAAGGCCGTATCATATACTTGACTACTTGGAAAGAGGGAGGAATATTTTGTACATCGACACGGACACTATATGGCTGCAAGAACCATTCCAGTACTTCACGGGCGCCTACGACCTCTGGGTTCAGCTTGAGCGGGACACTTACTACTGTACGGGGTTTATGGCGGTGAGGACCGGGGCCAATACGGTTGAGCTGATCCGAGCCTGGAGAGACAAGATGGTCAATCTCGGCAACAAAAAGAACGACCAGGCAGGCTTTCAAAGCATAGTCAGTAACTACAGTAGTAAGGTTAAAATAATGGGATTAGATTCGAAGAAATTTCCAGATGGGTCACAGTATTTTGTGACGTTCAATGATACACAGCGAGAACACGCCGTTGTGGTCCACAACAATTGGATTATTGGCCATGGTAAAAAACTGGAACGATTCAAACGCATGAAACTGTGGTATGAAGACAAACATGACGGAACTGACTTGTACAATTAG